A single window of Chlamydia ibidis 10-1398/6 DNA harbors:
- a CDS encoding ABC transporter ATP-binding protein — translation MKLLLKAVLRHKRHLALLGFSLFAILGLTISSQAEIFSLGMIAKTGPDVFVLFGRRQNDRLVQVSEISREEVINRWSEVTRGANSLKVADANAYIAKYARGSKSITGKLSNYLARYIDFSQFRYLSLFLLLVAVLKAVTLFFQRFLAQVVAIRVSCDLRKDYFQALQQLPMSFFHTYDMGNLSSRVINDSASIAQAVNSLMVNYVQAPITLILALTVCLSISWKFCVLVSIAFPILILPIIIIARKIKALAKRIQTNQDKFSSVLLDFLAGILTVKVFRTESFAFEKYCHQNNQIASLEEKSAAYGLLPRPLLHTIASLFFAFVVIIGLYKFHIPPEELIVFCGLLYLIYDPVKKFGDENTTIMKGCAAAERLYEVLSHPFLHKTQKNEKEFKGLRTSLEFRNVSFCYHDDQEYVLRNLNFTLKKGEAIGIVGPTGSGKTTITKLLPRLYNITDGDIFLDGVSISEYSIASLRDHIGCVLQNPFLFYDTIWNNLTCGQNVSETEVFHALRQAYAYDFVQKMPQGVHTLVQECGRNLSGGQQQRLTIARALLRKASILILDEATSSLDAISENYIKEIIGNLKGTCTQIIVAHKLSTLEHVDRVLYLEHGEIIAVGTKEELLANCPNFLRMWELSTSQGDDFSSCASDPIGATLG, via the coding sequence ATGAAACTTCTTTTGAAAGCGGTTCTGAGGCATAAGAGGCATCTTGCTCTTCTAGGTTTTTCGTTATTCGCAATTTTAGGTTTAACCATTTCCTCTCAAGCAGAGATCTTTTCTCTTGGGATGATTGCTAAAACAGGGCCTGATGTATTTGTTTTGTTTGGCCGCCGTCAAAATGACCGCTTGGTACAGGTTAGCGAAATTAGTCGTGAAGAGGTTATCAACCGTTGGTCAGAAGTTACGCGGGGTGCGAATTCACTAAAAGTAGCTGATGCAAACGCATATATTGCTAAGTATGCGAGAGGATCAAAATCTATAACTGGTAAATTATCTAATTATCTTGCGCGATATATTGATTTTTCGCAGTTTCGTTATCTATCCCTATTTCTCTTGCTAGTTGCAGTGCTCAAGGCAGTTACTCTATTTTTTCAAAGATTTTTAGCCCAAGTTGTTGCGATTCGTGTAAGCTGTGACCTACGTAAGGATTATTTCCAAGCTTTGCAACAGCTTCCCATGAGTTTTTTTCATACCTATGATATGGGCAATCTGAGTAGTCGTGTTATCAATGATTCTGCAAGCATAGCACAGGCAGTAAATTCATTGATGGTGAATTATGTGCAGGCACCTATCACTTTAATATTAGCATTAACTGTCTGCTTATCTATATCTTGGAAGTTTTGTGTGTTGGTAAGTATTGCTTTTCCGATTCTTATTCTTCCGATTATCATTATAGCTAGAAAGATTAAGGCGTTAGCAAAGAGAATCCAGACAAATCAAGATAAATTCTCTTCAGTCCTTTTAGATTTTCTTGCTGGAATACTTACTGTGAAGGTTTTTCGTACCGAATCTTTCGCATTCGAGAAGTATTGTCATCAAAATAATCAAATAGCTTCTCTAGAAGAAAAAAGTGCTGCATACGGCTTGTTGCCACGACCTTTATTGCATACGATAGCATCTCTGTTTTTTGCATTTGTTGTTATTATCGGCTTGTATAAGTTTCATATTCCTCCAGAAGAACTCATTGTTTTTTGTGGTCTTCTTTATTTGATTTATGATCCAGTTAAGAAGTTTGGTGATGAAAATACTACGATTATGAAAGGGTGTGCAGCAGCGGAACGCCTTTATGAGGTATTATCTCATCCTTTTTTGCATAAAACTCAGAAAAATGAAAAAGAGTTCAAAGGGTTAAGAACAAGTTTAGAGTTTCGTAACGTGTCTTTTTGCTATCATGATGATCAAGAATATGTCTTACGAAATCTTAATTTCACTTTGAAGAAAGGGGAAGCTATAGGAATTGTGGGACCAACAGGATCTGGTAAGACAACAATTACTAAATTGCTGCCGAGATTATACAATATCACTGACGGAGATATTTTTTTAGACGGAGTCTCTATTTCAGAATATAGTATTGCTTCTTTGAGAGACCATATTGGATGTGTATTACAAAACCCATTTTTATTCTATGATACAATATGGAATAACTTAACTTGTGGACAAAATGTATCTGAAACTGAAGTTTTCCATGCTTTGAGACAAGCATACGCTTATGATTTTGTTCAAAAAATGCCTCAGGGAGTGCATACACTTGTGCAAGAGTGTGGTAGAAATCTTTCCGGTGGACAACAACAACGTCTTACGATTGCTCGGGCATTACTCAGAAAGGCTTCTATATTAATTCTAGACGAGGCTACTTCTTCTTTAGATGCTATTAGTGAAAACTATATTAAGGAGATCATAGGTAATCTCAAGGGGACGTGTACTCAAATAATTGTCGCACATAAGTTATCTACTTTAGAGCATGTTGACCGAGTCCTTTATTTGGAACATGGTGAAATAATTGCAGTTGGAACGAAAGAAGAGCTTCTCGCAAATTGTCCTAATTTTTTAAGAATGTGGGAACTATCAACATCCCAAGGAGATGACTTTTCTTCGTGTGCGTCAGATCCTATTGGCGCAACCCTGGGGTAA
- a CDS encoding N-acetylmuramoyl-L-alanine amidase family protein, with protein sequence MRHIRFLNIKQYLLMIKKSCKRSCQIMSNSSFLLLFFFLGFVVEASVDGSPSPHRVRRNEVIYIDPGHGGKDKGTASKELGYEEKSLTLTLANSVQSYLRRMGYKPVLTRSTDVYVDLGKRAALANQNKADIFVSIHCNYSSNVSAFGTEVYFYNGNNNTASRSRRSEALGKDILNSMQKNGALKIRGVKAGNFAVIRETDMPAVLVETGFLSNSRERAALLDARYRMHVAKGIAEGIHTFIVGPNFQKNVPSVKTRKLSPQTS encoded by the coding sequence ATGAGACATATCAGATTTTTAAACATCAAACAATACCTTTTGATGATAAAGAAGTCGTGCAAGAGGTCTTGTCAAATTATGTCTAATTCTTCCTTTTTGCTTCTGTTTTTTTTCTTGGGATTTGTCGTGGAGGCATCTGTCGATGGTTCTCCTTCACCTCACCGTGTTCGTCGTAATGAAGTGATCTATATTGATCCAGGACATGGAGGAAAAGACAAAGGAACGGCTAGTAAAGAGCTGGGATATGAAGAAAAATCTCTCACTTTGACTCTCGCTAACTCTGTTCAGAGTTATTTGAGGAGAATGGGGTATAAGCCAGTGCTTACACGGTCTACGGATGTGTATGTAGATTTGGGTAAGAGGGCAGCTTTAGCAAATCAGAATAAGGCTGATATTTTTGTCAGCATTCATTGTAATTATTCTTCGAATGTGTCAGCTTTCGGTACCGAGGTATATTTTTATAACGGTAACAATAATACGGCTTCCAGGAGCCGTAGGTCAGAGGCTTTAGGTAAGGATATCCTCAATTCTATGCAGAAGAATGGGGCATTAAAAATACGTGGAGTGAAAGCAGGAAACTTTGCTGTAATTCGCGAAACAGATATGCCAGCAGTTTTGGTGGAAACAGGATTTCTTTCTAATTCTCGAGAGCGCGCTGCTCTGTTAGACGCGCGCTACCGCATGCATGTAGCCAAAGGTATTGCCGAAGGCATCCATACGTTTATTGTGGGTCCGAACTTTCAGAAAAATGTTCCGTCTGTTAAGACCCGGAAATTATCTCCACAAACAAGTTGA
- a CDS encoding HU family DNA-binding protein, translated as MATMTKKKLINTISQDHKIHPSHVRTVIQNFLDKMTDALANGDRLEFRDFGVLQVVERKPKVGRNPKNATVPIHIPARKAVKFTPGKRMKRLIETPAKKS; from the coding sequence ATGGCTACCATGACCAAGAAGAAACTGATCAATACAATTTCACAGGATCACAAGATTCATCCGAGTCATGTGCGTACTGTAATCCAAAATTTTTTGGATAAAATGACTGATGCTTTAGCTAATGGTGACAGGTTAGAGTTTAGAGATTTCGGCGTTTTACAGGTTGTCGAAAGAAAACCTAAGGTTGGACGTAATCCAAAGAATGCAACAGTTCCTATCCACATTCCAGCAAGAAAAGCTGTGAAATTTACCCCTGGGAAAAGAATGAAACGTTTAATCGAAACTCCTGCAAAGAAATCCTGA
- a CDS encoding UDP-N-acetylmuramoyl-L-alanyl-D-glutamate--2,6-diaminopimelate ligase, with amino-acid sequence MDLKELLHCVDAKVYGKVRPLEVRNLTKNSRYVGVGDIFIAHKGSQYDGNDFASSAVDNGAIAVVSSLYNPFLSVVQVVSPHLYLTESRLAAKYYAYPSNKLGVIGVTGTNGKTTVAHLIKSLLDRMSVPTGLIGTIGHVFGNGDYVQDGFTTPDACLLHKYLAEMVKNHKKAVVMEVSSIGLSLGRVADVSFDIGVFTNLTLDHLDFHDSLDEYLAAKQKLFSNLSTTGLAIVNADSPYVDRFIESTKARIVSYGISRNSDYRACHVKLSSYGVSFDLMHDGKIFSCSSSLIGEHNIYNILAAIAVTHQYLGCDIQHLISEINSISAPKGRLEPIFSGNCPVYIDYAHTPDALDNVCKTLQTLLPEQGRLIIVFGCGGDRERSKRKIMARVAETYGFSVVTSDNPRGEDPEEIINEICTGFVNRNFSIEIDRKQAITYALSIASDRDIVLVAGKGHETYQIFKHQTIPFDDKEVVQEVLSNYV; translated from the coding sequence ATGGATTTAAAAGAACTTCTTCATTGCGTGGATGCAAAAGTTTACGGTAAGGTGCGGCCTCTAGAGGTAAGAAACCTTACGAAAAATTCTCGATATGTTGGTGTCGGGGATATATTTATTGCTCATAAGGGTAGTCAGTATGATGGGAATGATTTTGCATCATCTGCTGTTGATAACGGAGCAATTGCTGTCGTTTCTTCTCTTTATAATCCTTTTCTTTCTGTGGTCCAAGTAGTTTCTCCACATCTTTATTTGACCGAGTCGCGGTTAGCTGCAAAATACTACGCCTATCCTTCTAATAAGCTTGGGGTAATAGGAGTTACTGGTACCAATGGTAAAACTACTGTCGCGCATTTGATCAAGTCGTTACTTGATAGAATGTCTGTTCCAACTGGTTTGATTGGTACTATAGGCCATGTATTTGGTAATGGTGATTATGTTCAAGACGGTTTTACAACACCAGATGCGTGCCTTTTACATAAATATTTGGCTGAGATGGTGAAGAATCATAAGAAAGCAGTAGTTATGGAGGTTTCATCAATAGGGTTGTCTTTGGGCCGTGTTGCAGATGTTTCTTTTGACATAGGCGTATTTACTAATCTTACACTTGATCATTTGGACTTTCATGACTCTTTAGACGAATATTTAGCGGCAAAACAGAAGTTATTTTCCAATCTTTCCACTACAGGGTTAGCTATTGTGAATGCAGACTCCCCTTATGTTGATAGATTTATAGAGAGTACAAAAGCACGAATAGTTTCCTATGGAATATCCAGAAACTCGGATTATCGTGCGTGTCATGTTAAGCTTTCTTCCTATGGTGTATCATTTGATTTAATGCACGATGGGAAAATTTTTTCGTGTTCCTCTTCTTTGATAGGAGAACACAATATTTACAATATTTTAGCTGCTATAGCTGTCACTCATCAGTATCTGGGTTGTGATATTCAGCATCTGATCAGCGAGATAAATAGCATATCGGCTCCAAAGGGACGTTTGGAGCCGATATTTTCCGGAAATTGTCCTGTTTACATTGATTATGCTCACACTCCGGATGCTTTGGATAATGTTTGCAAGACATTGCAGACACTACTTCCTGAACAGGGAAGGCTTATAATAGTTTTTGGATGTGGAGGAGATAGAGAACGTAGTAAACGTAAGATAATGGCCCGTGTGGCGGAAACATATGGATTTTCAGTTGTGACTTCAGATAACCCTAGAGGGGAAGATCCGGAGGAAATAATCAATGAAATTTGTACAGGATTTGTAAATAGAAATTTTTCCATCGAAATCGACAGAAAACAAGCAATTACATATGCTTTGTCCATTGCCTCAGATAGAGATATTGTGTTAGTGGCAGGGAAAGGGCATGAGACATATCAGATTTTTAAACATCAAACAATACCTTTTGATGATAAAGAAGTCGTGCAAGAGGTCTTGTCAAATTATGTCTAA
- a CDS encoding phosphorylase family protein: MPPSLCKLLIIIADPIEARSLIPALGFRQISQFLYSCYDPVLQVTIDLLILYEWGGRSLIEKLGHLQDPYDYDLWINLGFAGACSDKIPLNCCYSIFSVTRLSNEPGHLTCDPPLPIPSVPSLPQAKLSSSETPYRYGLHDSLELVDMEGYIVATVCRHHNQRCVMIKVTSDYTTPNGVSYLKENMEKLAHTLTEAFVASLPEIICLAINDVSV; the protein is encoded by the coding sequence ATGCCTCCTTCTCTATGTAAATTATTAATTATCATTGCAGACCCCATAGAAGCTAGATCTTTAATTCCTGCATTGGGCTTTCGACAAATAAGCCAGTTCTTGTACTCATGTTACGATCCTGTTTTACAAGTGACTATAGATCTGTTAATTTTATATGAATGGGGCGGACGGAGTCTCATCGAAAAGTTAGGTCATTTACAAGATCCCTATGATTATGACTTATGGATAAACCTTGGATTTGCTGGAGCATGTTCTGACAAAATTCCTTTGAATTGCTGTTACAGTATTTTTTCTGTTACTAGATTATCAAACGAGCCTGGTCATCTCACTTGTGATCCACCGCTTCCGATTCCATCTGTACCGTCTTTGCCTCAAGCAAAGCTATCCTCTTCGGAAACACCCTACAGATATGGATTACATGACTCTTTAGAACTCGTAGATATGGAGGGCTATATAGTTGCGACAGTATGTCGACACCATAATCAACGATGCGTAATGATTAAGGTAACTTCAGATTATACCACTCCTAATGGAGTCAGCTATCTCAAAGAAAATATGGAAAAACTTGCGCATACTCTAACGGAAGCTTTCGTAGCATCCCTGCCTGAGATTATTTGCCTAGCTATCAACGACGTATCTGTATAG
- a CDS encoding acetyl-CoA carboxylase carboxyltransferase subunit alpha — translation MELLPHEKQVVEYEKTIAEFKEKNKKNSLLSSSEIEKLERRLDKLKEKIYSDLTPWERVQICRHPSRPRTINYIEGMCEEFVELCGDRTFRDDPAVVGGLTKIAGQRFMLIGQEKGCDTSSRVHRNFGMLCPEGFRKALRLAKMAEKFGLPVIFLVDTPGAYPGLTAEERGQGWAIANNLFELARLATPIIVVVIGEGCSGGALGMAIGDVIAMLEHSYYSVISPEGCASILWKDPKKNSDAAAMLKMHGEDLKKFAIVDAVIKEPIGGAHHDPMAVYRSVQQFLIQESQRLKGLSIEELLEKRYQKFRDIGLYETSFESGSEA, via the coding sequence ATGGAGCTTCTTCCCCACGAAAAACAAGTGGTTGAGTACGAAAAAACCATCGCCGAATTCAAAGAAAAAAATAAGAAAAACTCATTACTATCTTCCTCAGAGATCGAAAAATTGGAGAGACGATTAGATAAGTTAAAAGAGAAGATTTATTCTGATTTAACCCCTTGGGAAAGAGTTCAAATATGTCGTCATCCATCACGTCCTAGGACCATAAATTATATTGAAGGGATGTGTGAAGAGTTCGTTGAATTATGTGGTGATAGGACTTTCCGCGATGATCCTGCCGTGGTAGGTGGACTAACTAAGATTGCCGGCCAGAGATTTATGTTAATCGGTCAGGAAAAAGGTTGTGACACCTCATCACGTGTTCACAGGAATTTTGGTATGTTGTGCCCCGAGGGATTTCGAAAGGCTCTGAGGTTGGCCAAGATGGCAGAAAAATTTGGTCTTCCTGTTATTTTTCTCGTCGATACCCCAGGAGCTTATCCAGGCCTTACTGCAGAAGAACGAGGGCAGGGGTGGGCAATTGCTAATAATTTATTCGAGCTGGCAAGATTGGCAACTCCTATCATTGTTGTAGTTATCGGTGAAGGATGTTCTGGCGGTGCCTTAGGCATGGCCATTGGTGATGTTATTGCCATGTTAGAACACTCATACTACTCTGTCATTTCTCCTGAGGGGTGCGCTTCTATCCTATGGAAAGATCCCAAGAAAAACAGTGACGCAGCAGCTATGTTGAAAATGCATGGCGAGGATCTTAAGAAATTTGCTATTGTAGATGCGGTGATTAAGGAACCTATAGGTGGTGCCCACCATGATCCCATGGCGGTTTACCGTAGTGTGCAACAGTTTCTGATCCAGGAGAGCCAGAGGTTAAAAGGCCTATCTATAGAAGAATTACTAGAAAAACGTTACCAGAAATTTCGAGATATAGGTCTTTATGAAACTTCTTTTGAAAGCGGTTCTGAGGCATAA